The following nucleotide sequence is from Candidatus Obscuribacterales bacterium.
TTTTGAGGCAGAGGGGCTATTTTCTGCCGATGAGTTTATTGCAGCCAGCCAAGCAGTTCCCTACGATGCCTACCCATGGCTGCCTAGGGGGCTACCCCACGTCGAAGGGTTTCTCTATCCCGATACCTACGAACTTGCCTACCCTCTGACCGCAGAGATGGTTATCCGTCAAATGCTTGACCGCTTTGAGACGGTGGCGCTCCCCATCTATCAACAGTCCTCTCAATCCTCCTATACGATCCTGGAATGGGTCACCCTATCAAGTATTGTGGAAAAAGAGGCCGTGGTAGCCCAAGAGCGTCCTCTCATTGCCAGTGTTTTTGCAAAGCGCCTGCGAGAAGACATACCCCTCGGTGCAGATCCGACCGTGGAATATGGCCTGGGCATTCAACAAACCCCCGAACAACCCTTGACCTTGGCTGAGGTGAGGACACCCTCTCCCTACAATACCTATATCAATCCAGGTCTACCTCCAACCCCTATTTCTAGTCCAGGTTTGGCTAGCCTAGAGGTCTCCTTAGATCCAGCCGATACCGAGTACCTGTACTTTGTAGCTCGCTATGATGGAACCCACGTGTTTAGCCGTACCTTAGAAGAGCATGAGTCTGCGCAAGGTCGTATTCGTGATGAAGTCGATGGCGATCGCTCGTCTAGTGCGGATCGGGTGAATTGAATCAAGGTACTCTTGAAGAGTTGACGGATTAATGTTCCTCTCTACATCCGATCTAGATTCTGTATTGCCCTAGGATGCAGCATGGATTATTTCGCTTAGGGATGCTAGATGGATGGTTTAGGAGCATGAGGGTATTGAAGAGCGATATCTCGCCCATTCGCCGTTGTGGTCTGCATTGGGGTTAACCTACCCTTTCGTTTGTTGTTTTGGGGGCTATTTAATTTGAGCAAGTTTCTACAGCCCGATTTAGTGCTGGGCAGTTCAGTACTCGACTTAACGCCAGAGATCATTCAGCGCTATGGGCTGCGTGGGTTAGTGCTGGATGTAGATGAGACACTGGTACCGATTTCCACCGCTGATATTCCCGATGACATTTATCAGTGGATTGAAGGGCTTAAGCCCATTGTATCGTTATGGCTTGTGAGCAATAACTTGAGCCAAACGCGAATTAGTCGGATCGCTCAAGCGCTAGATGTGCCCTATATTTTGGGGGCACGCAAACCATCTCGCCGTAAACTCCGTCAGGCCGTGGCGGCGATGGATATTCCGGTACATCAGGTGGGCATGGTAGGCGATCGCCTATTTACAGATGTGCTAGCCGGGAATCGCTTGGGCATGTTTACGATCTTAGTCGAGCCCATGGTTTCACCCACCCAAACGCGCCGCTGCTATCCTGTGCGTGCTTTGGAAGTGTGGCTGTCTCAACTTTTAGGGGCCTCTCTCTCCGTCCATCAGTCGATGCAACAAAACGATACGCAACGTAATCGGAACACATAGAAGTAAATATAAAGAAAACATTATGACTCGACCAATTTTTCTGGCGGTCTGGCATTCTAGCAATAGATTAAATGAGGTCAGCCCATATAAAGACCTTAACGATATAACCCTGTGAATACTTCAGTGAGGCACCAACTGCGACCTATAGCAGTTGGTGCTTCGCTATCTGAGCCCTATGACGTCATCGTTCACCGACCCTATGCATCTAATCTTGTACAGCAAACCTGGATGCCATCTTTGTGAAGGATTGCAGGAAAAGTTAGCCCAAGTAACTGCTGTGGCGATCGCCCTAGAGGTTCGAGACATCACCACCCAGGATGACTGGTTTCAAGCCTATCAATATGAGATTCCCATCTTGATGTGGGTACTGCCTGATGAGGCAGTCTTGCCGGAGGGCGTGGACAAAGGCAGTGCGCTGCGCTTACCGCGTCTCTCACCTCGGGCCAGCATTGCTCAAGTGGAGCAAATGCTACAGACATATCAGCGTCGTCATCAGCCAGAATAGAAGGATTGCATGTGAGGACGTGTTGACATGAAATTGCGTGAACTCTTAGCAACGGTGATCCAGGAAACGGATCTTCCCCATCATCCAGCGTTGGATCAAGATGTAACAGGGCTTTCAACCAATTCCCATGCCTGCCAGCCGGGGCATGTGTTTTTGGGAATGCCGGGAACGCGGGTGGATGGGGGCGAGTTTTGGCGCGGGGCGATCGCAGCGGGAGCGATCGCCGCCTTAGTGTCTCCAGCCGCCGCCCAGAAGCCTTTGCCGGATGGGGAGTATCCAGCGGCGGTGGCAGAGGGCTGTGTGGTTCCTATGGACGATATGCCAAAGGTCTGTGCTCAACTTGCAGCTGCTTTCTATGGACAGCCGGCGCGATCGCTCCACTTAGTAGGGGTGACGGGCACCAATGGCAAGACGACCACCACCCATTTGATTGAATATCTGCTGGGCGACTATCCTACGGCGCTCTTGGGCACCCTCTATGCCCGTTGGCCAGGGCATCAGGAAACGGCGGTGCATACGACACCCTTTGCTTTGGAACTCCAGCGGCAGTTAGCAGCGGCGGTGAGCGCCGGCAGTCAGTTTGGTGTCATGGAAGTCAGTTCCCACGCTCTAGCCCAAGGACGGGTGATGGGCTGTAGCTTTGAGGTGGCGGTGTTCACCAACTTGACCCAAGACCACCTAGATTTCCACAAGGATTTAGACGATTACTTTAACGCCAAGGCGCTGCTCTTTACGCCAGATTATCTGACAGGGCGAGCTGTGGTGAATTGGGATGATCCCTATGGTCGGCAACTCTGCGATCGCTTGCCGGCAGAGCGGCTGTGGACCTATAGCACCCAGGATGCAATCGCGGATTTATGGACAAGTGATTTGGTCTATGGCGTAGATGGGGTATCGGGACAGCTGCATACGCCTAAGGGCGCGATCGCGTTTCGTTCGCCGCTGGTGGGGCAATTTAACTTAGCCAATCTCTTGGCTGCTGTCGGAGCAGCGCTGCAATTGGGTGTAGATCTAGCAGCGATCGCCCAGCGCCTACCAACGTTTGCGGGCGTGCCGGGGCGTATGGAACAGGTGCAGATTCATAAAAAGCAAGATATTAGCGTCATTGTGGACTATGCCCATACGCCAGACAGCCTGGAAAACCTACTGAAGGCGGCCCGGCCGTTCATTCGGGGACAGATGATCTGTGTGTTTGGCTGTGGAGGCGATCGCGATCGCACCAAGCGACCGCAGATGGGCGCTATTGCAGCCCGCTTGTCCGACGTAGCGATCGTCACGTCAGATAACCCGCGCACTGAAGATCCAGCCCGAATCCTAGACGATATTGTGGCGGGCATTGCACCGGAAGCAGAGCCGCTGGTGATTGGCGATCGGGCTGAGGCGATTCGCACCGCCATCCTGCAGGCTAAGCCAGGAGATGGGGTATTAATTGCCGGGAAGGGGCACGAAGACTATCAAATTCTGGGCACAGAGAAGGTGCATTTTGATGATCGTGAACAGGCCCGAGATGCCTTAATGGCCCGCTACGCCTAATCTAAACCTCCCCCTGATGCTGGTGGAGAAGCGAGCAATCGGGGGGAGTTAGACGGTTGATCGGGTTGCCTTCATTCAATTAGGCTGTTTCCATCCAGTCAAAAATTCGATCAAGCTGTTCCAAAGTAATCAAGCCATATTTCCAGAGGATCATCGGCAAGGGCCCCGGATCTTGTTCGCAATGGCGTAGGGCAATGGAAATAGCTGAGGAGGAAAGAGATAACTCCTCTTCTAGGAATTGGACGAGTCGGGTGTAAGTCTGTGGGGTCATAGCGCGATCACCTCCTGGGGAATGACTTGAGGGACAAGGGTTCTTAGGCAAGGATGGAGGAACGCTCGATGTTGAGCAAGTGTTCCTAGAGTAGGGAGAAATCTAGGGGCGATCGCCTACCTTGAAAGCCTGTTCATCAACTGTTAGGACGACAAACAGGGCGGGAGCGATCGCTGCCAGCCAGGCATGATCTTCAAATCCCTGACGAACCATTCCGGACTCAAGTATCCTGCTTGGGTGAAAACTTAAAATTCTGTTACGTAGGATACAGAATTTTGTAGCAACCTGACAACTAGTCCGGAATCATAATTTAGCAAAGTCTCTAGGGTTTGTATAGGTCAATTGGGTGAATTTCTCCGATGGATTGAATAAGTTTTGATAAAGGCATAAAAGGCATGGGGCAGATGGCTATCCTAGGGCACTATCCTTCAAATTCAGCGCTGCAGGATGATTGCACGCTGGGGTTGGTTAGGGGAGAGTCACCGATCGCTTCTTTTACTTGGGGAATAGCGGCATCGTAGGCTCCGCGCAAGAGCCAGCAGTCTTGGTTGGAGAGGCTGGTTTCGGTGGCGATCGCCCCTAGTAGGGCCTGCAGGGCTGGGTTGTCTGGATCGGTGGCGAGTAATCCGGCACAATGTTGCCCGACAATATTATCCGTCGCTAGGTCGTCCTTGAAAATATCGCCCACGAGGTCATTGGTGGTGTAGGCACCGGAGAGTAGCCAGCATTCGCCTTGGGTAAAGCGATCTAAGACGCGATCGCTGACGCTGCCAGCACTTTCTTGTTCATCTAAAATAACGGACACATCCACTAGCGCCATGGAGGTTTCTTCTCTCAGAATTTCGGAACATTGAGTAGCCACATCAACGGGGGCAGCGATCGCTTCATGGGTAGCGATCAGGTCACCCGTCAGCAGCAAGGCCGCTTCAATATTGCCTTCATCCCAGTGCTTAACCAGCTGCTCGCAGGCGGGAGCGGTTAATCGCATGGTTAGCTCCGGTGTTTCTGACGTGTCATCCTGCGAGACCTCCTCGGTATCGTTGGGGATGTCCATCGTTGTGACAGTGGAGGACGAGGGCGTAGACGTTGAACCACAAGCGGCTAAACCTGCACTGAGGGCGATGAAAATGCCCAGCAACCAACACCGATCCGTTGCATGATGAACCATGGGGATGTCTCCGTTCTTTGCAAGATAAGGTTAGAGTTCACCTAGTTCTTCGCCGATGGCTTTCGAATCCCGGAGGGGTTGTATAAATGTTTCGTAAACTGTGCCAATCTAGACTGAGAAGATTAGACTGGGCTTTGCCCGTAGGTGGGTAGAACCGCTGACCAGTCGGGGCGTTGACCTTGCTGCCATGCTAAGTTTGCTAATGTCAAGATTGATACTACGGACTCCCCTAACCCATCGATCGCTTCGACCTCATGATCGGGTTTGGGATGGGCAGCCAGGTAGGTTTGCCAGCCTGCTTGAGAAAATACGGTATCGGGCACTAAGGCGACTAGGGTAGCTTGGCCATTTTGGGGCGATCGCTGGATGGTGTAGATTGCGCCGTAGACTTCTTGACGACGGGCGGCCATGTGAACGGCGATGTGCAGGGGATGGTCTAAAGCAGCGAACTGATCTGGTGAATAGAGTGATGTGGCGGTGTGCCAAGCGATCGCTCCTAGGGTGGAGATGCCGAAAAGAGGAATGTTGAGCTGCTGGGCCAGGGTGCGGGCGGTGACCACGCCGATGCGAGTGCCGGTGAAACTACCGGGGCCAATGGCAACGGCAAGATAGGCCAACTCTGCCCACGTTTGAGGTTGAATAAAAGTCTGGAGATAAAGGTGGAGCTGGCTGGAAATGTCTCGCCCGAGAGGCCAGACTTGAGAGCGGCGATCGCTGCCCAGATTGGATCTAGATGGAACTGAGCTAGATAGATCTGAACTGGATGGGTCTGAACTGGATAAATCTGAGAGAGAGGCTATGGCAAATCCTAGATCAGGACTGGAGGTATGAATGGCTAAGGCGTAAGATGGGGATGCAGGGGTCATGAACAATTAGGGTTAAACAAGGCCAGATTGAGGTGGACAGGTGGGGGGCGATCGCGGCTATTCGTTCATATTCTTATAGGTAGCCACGGCAGAGGGTGATATGCGGTTGAGATATCGAAAAATCCAGTACTTGAAGACCGTATCTAAAATCACGGGAAACGTAGCAATAAATAAGAAAATGAAGTCTCGATTGGCAGGTAGCCCAAAGTGCCGAGAGATGCCTTCCAGAATGATCTCCCACCCGTGGGGGGAGTGGAATCCAACGAAAGTATCGGTGAATAGGATAATAATAAAAGCTTTAGCGCTGTCGCTCAGTCCATAAATTAGTTCATCTATGAAGGATTTAAGCACAGCAATTTCTGCCTTGCTGCGAACGAGGACGAGAGCAAAGACCAAGACTGACAGAAAGTCGGCAAAGATGTTTTTGATGGAATCGGAGCTGCGCCAGTAAAACTCGTCCTGAATTTCTGCGGCTTTTTCCTTAATGCGAGACTCCATCTCTTCGGATGAAATGGCGGGTACTTGCCCAATTAAAATCTTGAACCGCAGATGTTCTTCATAGCGGCTGAGTTCTTCTAGGGCCTCTTCTTCCATTTCGCTGTTGAGGAAGATGATGGCGCTATCTTCATGGCGGGTTTGGTCGACAATGGGGCCCACGAGGAAATTTTTGGCAACTTGCTGGGTTAATAAAGGGGCGATCACTAAAATCAAGATGAAGCG
It contains:
- the mltG gene encoding endolytic transglycosylase MltG is translated as FEAEGLFSADEFIAASQAVPYDAYPWLPRGLPHVEGFLYPDTYELAYPLTAEMVIRQMLDRFETVALPIYQQSSQSSYTILEWVTLSSIVEKEAVVAQERPLIASVFAKRLREDIPLGADPTVEYGLGIQQTPEQPLTLAEVRTPSPYNTYINPGLPPTPISSPGLASLEVSLDPADTEYLYFVARYDGTHVFSRTLEEHESAQGRIRDEVDGDRSSSADRVN
- a CDS encoding YqeG family HAD IIIA-type phosphatase, producing MSKFLQPDLVLGSSVLDLTPEIIQRYGLRGLVLDVDETLVPISTADIPDDIYQWIEGLKPIVSLWLVSNNLSQTRISRIAQALDVPYILGARKPSRRKLRQAVAAMDIPVHQVGMVGDRLFTDVLAGNRLGMFTILVEPMVSPTQTRRCYPVRALEVWLSQLLGASLSVHQSMQQNDTQRNRNT
- a CDS encoding glutaredoxin family protein, translated to MTSSFTDPMHLILYSKPGCHLCEGLQEKLAQVTAVAIALEVRDITTQDDWFQAYQYEIPILMWVLPDEAVLPEGVDKGSALRLPRLSPRASIAQVEQMLQTYQRRHQPE
- a CDS encoding UDP-N-acetylmuramoyl-L-alanyl-D-glutamate--2,6-diaminopimelate ligase, producing MKLRELLATVIQETDLPHHPALDQDVTGLSTNSHACQPGHVFLGMPGTRVDGGEFWRGAIAAGAIAALVSPAAAQKPLPDGEYPAAVAEGCVVPMDDMPKVCAQLAAAFYGQPARSLHLVGVTGTNGKTTTTHLIEYLLGDYPTALLGTLYARWPGHQETAVHTTPFALELQRQLAAAVSAGSQFGVMEVSSHALAQGRVMGCSFEVAVFTNLTQDHLDFHKDLDDYFNAKALLFTPDYLTGRAVVNWDDPYGRQLCDRLPAERLWTYSTQDAIADLWTSDLVYGVDGVSGQLHTPKGAIAFRSPLVGQFNLANLLAAVGAALQLGVDLAAIAQRLPTFAGVPGRMEQVQIHKKQDISVIVDYAHTPDSLENLLKAARPFIRGQMICVFGCGGDRDRTKRPQMGAIAARLSDVAIVTSDNPRTEDPARILDDIVAGIAPEAEPLVIGDRAEAIRTAILQAKPGDGVLIAGKGHEDYQILGTEKVHFDDREQARDALMARYA
- a CDS encoding DUF2949 domain-containing protein — encoded protein: MTPQTYTRLVQFLEEELSLSSSAISIALRHCEQDPGPLPMILWKYGLITLEQLDRIFDWMETA
- the tsaB gene encoding tRNA (adenosine(37)-N6)-threonylcarbamoyltransferase complex dimerization subunit type 1 TsaB → MTPASPSYALAIHTSSPDLGFAIASLSDLSSSDPSSSDLSSSVPSRSNLGSDRRSQVWPLGRDISSQLHLYLQTFIQPQTWAELAYLAVAIGPGSFTGTRIGVVTARTLAQQLNIPLFGISTLGAIAWHTATSLYSPDQFAALDHPLHIAVHMAARRQEVYGAIYTIQRSPQNGQATLVALVPDTVFSQAGWQTYLAAHPKPDHEVEAIDGLGESVVSILTLANLAWQQGQRPDWSAVLPTYGQSPV